Proteins found in one Chlamydia pneumoniae TW-183 genomic segment:
- a CDS encoding toxin-antitoxin system YwqK family antitoxin encodes MKQLLFCVCVFAMSCSAYASPRRQDPSVMKETFRNNYGIIVSGQEWVKRGSDGTITKVLKNGATLHEVYSGGLLHGEITLTFPHTTALDVVQIYDQGRLVSRKTFFVNGLPSQEELFNEDGTFVLTRWPDNNDSDTITKPYFIETTYQGHVIEGSYTSFNGKYSSSIHNGEGVRSVFSSNNILLSEETFNEGVMVKYTTFYPNRDPESITHYQNGQPHGLRLTYLQGGIPNTIEEWRYGFQDGTTIVFKNGCKTSEIAYVKGVKEGLELRYNEQEIVAEEVSWRNDFLHGERKIYAGGIQKHEWYYRGRSVSKAKFERLNAAG; translated from the coding sequence ATGAAACAATTACTTTTCTGTGTTTGCGTATTTGCTATGTCATGTTCTGCTTACGCATCCCCACGACGACAAGATCCTTCTGTTATGAAGGAAACATTCCGAAATAATTATGGCATTATTGTTTCCGGTCAAGAATGGGTAAAGCGTGGTTCTGACGGCACCATCACCAAAGTACTCAAAAATGGAGCTACCCTGCATGAAGTTTATTCTGGAGGCCTCCTTCATGGGGAAATTACCTTAACGTTTCCCCATACCACAGCATTGGACGTTGTTCAAATCTATGATCAAGGTAGACTCGTTTCTCGCAAAACCTTTTTTGTGAACGGTCTTCCATCTCAAGAAGAGCTGTTCAATGAAGATGGCACGTTTGTCCTCACACGATGGCCGGACAACAACGACAGTGATACCATCACAAAGCCTTACTTCATAGAAACGACATATCAAGGGCATGTCATAGAAGGAAGTTATACTTCCTTTAATGGGAAATACTCCTCATCCATCCACAATGGAGAGGGAGTTCGTTCTGTGTTCTCCTCCAATAACATCCTTCTTTCTGAAGAGACCTTCAATGAAGGTGTCATGGTGAAATATACCACATTCTATCCGAATCGCGATCCCGAATCGATTACTCATTATCAAAATGGACAGCCTCACGGCTTACGGCTAACATATCTACAAGGTGGCATCCCCAATACGATAGAGGAGTGGCGTTATGGCTTTCAAGACGGAACGACCATCGTATTTAAAAATGGTTGTAAGACATCTGAGATCGCTTATGTTAAGGGAGTGAAAGAAGGTTTAGAACTGCGCTACAATGAACAGGAAATTGTAGCTGAAGAAGTTTCTTGGCGTAATGATTTTCTGCATGGAGAACGTAAGATCTATGCTGGAGGAATCCAAAAGCATGAATGGTATTACCGCGGGAGATCTGTATCTAAAGCCAAATTCGAGCGGCTAAATGCTGCAGGATAG
- a CDS encoding MGMT family protein, translated as MADDTLIPKLMKNSLSQACSEGLLIAKYPPLQVIVHFDNNLVVKTHLSVAPVFSCLFLGPAAHKAMQEIVLWCSRYANKEHPPFSSHFAKDLIPSQYLEILNCVAEIPFGEQQTYAEIAKKTDTHPRTVGAACKQNPFLLFFPCHRVVGSHGERNYVLGPVIHEILLKFENSY; from the coding sequence ATGGCTGATGACACCCTCATTCCTAAACTTATGAAGAACTCGCTTTCGCAGGCGTGTTCTGAGGGTTTACTGATTGCTAAGTATCCTCCACTCCAGGTTATCGTTCACTTTGATAATAACCTAGTTGTTAAAACACATCTTTCAGTAGCTCCTGTCTTCTCTTGTCTTTTTTTAGGACCAGCAGCTCACAAAGCCATGCAGGAAATTGTTTTATGGTGTTCTCGCTATGCCAACAAGGAACATCCTCCTTTTTCCTCGCATTTTGCTAAAGACCTCATCCCCTCACAATATCTCGAAATCCTAAACTGCGTTGCAGAGATTCCCTTTGGAGAGCAGCAAACCTACGCTGAAATCGCAAAAAAAACTGATACGCACCCCAGGACTGTAGGAGCCGCATGCAAACAAAATCCGTTTCTGCTGTTCTTTCCCTGTCATCGCGTCGTAGGAAGCCATGGAGAGCGTAATTACGTCCTAGGGCCTGTAATTCACGAGATCTTATTGAAATTTGAGAATAGCTACTAA
- a CDS encoding ABC transporter permease subunit translates to MQKHPSFYQRFLSAYYKNLLASLSWKFFISVALIGIYAPLFASSKPLLVTWHGEIFFPLLRYLFFPGYYTKPVDLFFNVLMVTFPFFILSFKLTRGWLRRWLLGLCIISQCMIFAWAYSGKVQDPALAENLKKMRAEKVRENISKVNSEMVMLLPKDTRTWEMERRYMSTYEQLGILIKAKYRKKQEASVKKYQVAFEEKRQSPMPTLRHLEMKNEGICLKRLQQRVDKMQRPYEMAQQAWNRATDNYRPFLMALTRIEHELRLADYNNWGQPEDLCIAYANVEKRAEPYKKSLLEIRQVLEDYAKLRSAISFIQDKRLWIEKESEDLRILINPFFSSFHWEDDAGGSREMNKYVPWWQLSRVTRKDLLAALVFGIRIALVVAGIGITIALAIGIMIGLVSGYFGGTVDMILSRFTEIWETMPVLFILMLVISITQQKSLLLNTVLLGCFSWTGFSRYVRIEVLKQRDRGYVLAATNLGYSHYYIMVHQILPNAIVPVISLVPFAMMAMISCEAGLTFLGLGEESSASWGNLMREGVTGFPAESAVLWPPAIILTMLLIAIALIGDGVRDALDPRLQDS, encoded by the coding sequence ATGCAGAAGCATCCTTCCTTTTATCAACGTTTTCTATCTGCTTACTATAAAAATTTATTAGCCTCTTTATCATGGAAATTTTTTATTTCTGTCGCTCTGATTGGCATCTACGCTCCTTTATTTGCGAGTAGTAAACCTTTACTAGTCACCTGGCATGGAGAGATCTTTTTTCCTTTACTGAGGTACTTGTTTTTCCCTGGGTATTACACTAAACCAGTGGATCTCTTTTTCAACGTTTTGATGGTCACGTTTCCCTTTTTCATACTTTCTTTTAAGTTGACTAGGGGGTGGTTACGTCGTTGGTTGTTAGGGCTGTGCATCATTTCTCAATGTATGATTTTTGCTTGGGCCTATAGTGGGAAAGTTCAAGATCCCGCGTTAGCTGAGAATTTAAAAAAAATGCGAGCTGAGAAGGTCCGAGAAAACATCAGTAAGGTGAATTCTGAGATGGTCATGCTGCTCCCCAAAGATACACGTACTTGGGAGATGGAACGGCGGTATATGAGTACGTATGAGCAGTTGGGGATTCTCATTAAGGCAAAGTATCGAAAGAAACAAGAGGCTTCTGTAAAGAAGTATCAGGTCGCTTTTGAAGAAAAACGGCAGTCTCCGATGCCAACATTGCGTCACTTAGAGATGAAAAATGAAGGCATTTGCCTTAAAAGATTACAGCAAAGAGTCGACAAGATGCAGCGTCCCTATGAGATGGCGCAGCAAGCTTGGAATCGTGCTACGGACAACTACCGACCGTTTCTGATGGCCTTGACAAGAATAGAGCATGAGCTCCGCCTCGCGGATTACAACAACTGGGGGCAACCTGAAGACCTTTGTATTGCTTATGCTAATGTAGAGAAACGAGCAGAGCCCTATAAAAAATCTTTGTTGGAGATTCGTCAGGTACTTGAAGACTATGCCAAGCTGCGCAGCGCGATCAGTTTCATTCAAGATAAGCGTTTGTGGATCGAGAAAGAGTCTGAAGATCTTCGCATTTTGATTAACCCCTTTTTCAGTAGTTTCCATTGGGAAGATGATGCTGGGGGATCTCGAGAAATGAACAAGTATGTTCCTTGGTGGCAGCTTAGCAGAGTCACTCGGAAAGATTTACTAGCGGCTTTAGTATTTGGCATTCGCATAGCTTTGGTAGTCGCAGGTATTGGGATTACGATAGCTTTAGCTATCGGGATTATGATCGGGTTGGTTTCTGGATATTTCGGTGGGACCGTGGATATGATTTTATCTCGGTTTACTGAAATTTGGGAGACCATGCCTGTGCTGTTTATCTTAATGCTGGTGATTTCCATAACACAGCAGAAATCTTTGCTATTGAACACAGTTTTGCTAGGCTGTTTTAGTTGGACAGGGTTTAGTAGGTATGTCCGTATTGAGGTGTTGAAACAGCGAGACCGAGGTTATGTTCTTGCTGCTACAAACTTAGGGTATAGCCACTATTATATTATGGTGCATCAGATCCTTCCCAATGCCATTGTCCCTGTGATCTCTTTAGTTCCGTTTGCTATGATGGCTATGATTAGCTGTGAGGCGGGGCTGACCTTTTTAGGTCTGGGGGAAGAGAGTTCCGCGTCTTGGGGAAATCTTATGAGGGAGGGTGTTACAGGATTCCCTGCAGAGAGTGCTGTTCTTTGGCCTCCAGCAATTATATTAACGATGTTGCTGATTGCGATCGCTCTGATAGGAGACGGAGTCCGTGATGCTTTAGATCCCCGTCTGCAAGACTCTTAA
- a CDS encoding ABC transporter permease — protein MLKYILKRLVLIPLTLFAIVSINFVILNAAPGDVLEEKSRDALGEAGKSDKMRSYKGPDRYLQFREHYGLTLPIFFNTRPKITHKKIQTALQELANANNTTPSAKNAAKSLVYWGDCAKFVMPALLFEADDASRDDKYRHIAADLFIRGGVLQGFVGPNLSPEQRAQNKEIAESNAFLVRQLNEEDLDTKVEALKGWFQDHGGTEVFCYSSKQFWKTFFLETRFARYMSRVLRLDFGTLRNDAHKTVISEVIKRLRCSLVLSILPMIVGFVLCQIFGMIMALKRNRWIDHSLNFIFLILFSIPVFVAVPWILDNFVINKTIPFTTIPMPYSGLRSPPEVFNELSTLGRIFDLVSHGFLPFCAVSYGALAAQSRLSRSIFLEVLSQDFICAAKARGLRWFDILYKHVGKNAAVSIVTSLASSLGTLLGGALVVETLFNIDGFGNFFYQAILNRDHNVVLFSVLVGSALSLVGYLLGDICYVLLDPRVQLEGRRI, from the coding sequence GTGCTTAAGTACATCCTAAAACGTCTAGTTTTAATCCCCCTGACTTTATTTGCTATTGTCTCTATAAATTTTGTAATTTTAAATGCGGCTCCTGGAGATGTCTTGGAAGAAAAGTCTAGGGACGCTTTGGGAGAAGCTGGAAAATCCGATAAGATGCGCTCTTACAAGGGCCCGGACCGTTATTTGCAGTTTCGAGAGCATTATGGCCTCACGCTCCCCATTTTTTTTAACACTCGCCCTAAGATCACTCATAAGAAGATTCAGACTGCACTCCAAGAACTTGCAAATGCAAATAATACTACTCCAAGTGCGAAAAATGCTGCTAAGTCCTTAGTCTATTGGGGGGATTGTGCGAAGTTTGTTATGCCCGCATTGTTATTTGAAGCTGACGATGCTTCGCGAGATGATAAATATCGCCATATTGCTGCAGACTTGTTTATTCGTGGTGGCGTCCTCCAAGGATTTGTCGGCCCTAATCTTAGCCCAGAACAAAGAGCTCAAAATAAAGAGATCGCAGAAAGTAATGCTTTTTTAGTAAGACAGCTTAACGAAGAAGATCTCGATACTAAGGTGGAAGCTTTAAAAGGGTGGTTCCAAGATCATGGGGGAACAGAAGTTTTTTGCTATAGCTCTAAGCAGTTCTGGAAGACTTTTTTCTTAGAGACTCGCTTTGCTCGCTATATGTCCCGGGTGTTGCGGTTAGATTTTGGAACTTTACGAAATGACGCACATAAGACTGTAATTTCAGAAGTGATCAAGCGTTTACGTTGTTCTTTGGTCTTGTCAATTTTACCTATGATTGTAGGCTTTGTGTTATGCCAAATCTTTGGTATGATCATGGCATTGAAAAGAAACCGCTGGATAGATCACTCTCTAAATTTCATTTTCCTTATTCTATTTTCTATTCCTGTCTTTGTTGCGGTTCCCTGGATCTTAGATAACTTTGTTATTAATAAAACGATTCCATTTACCACAATTCCTATGCCTTACTCTGGGTTACGTTCGCCCCCAGAGGTTTTTAATGAGCTCAGTACTCTAGGACGTATCTTTGACTTGGTGTCGCATGGGTTTTTACCTTTCTGTGCAGTGAGTTACGGAGCTCTTGCCGCACAGTCACGATTAAGTCGTTCGATATTTTTAGAAGTATTAAGCCAAGATTTTATTTGTGCTGCTAAAGCTCGAGGATTGCGTTGGTTTGATATTCTATATAAGCACGTAGGGAAAAATGCTGCAGTCTCTATAGTGACCTCTCTAGCCTCTTCATTAGGAACGTTACTTGGAGGGGCGTTGGTTGTAGAAACCCTATTCAATATAGATGGCTTTGGGAACTTCTTCTATCAGGCAATTTTAAATCGAGATCACAATGTAGTTCTATTTTCTGTGCTTGTAGGATCGGCTCTATCTTTAGTGGGATATTTGCTCGGAGATATTTGCTACGTACTCTTAGATCCTCGAGTTCAGCTAGAGGGAAGGAGGATATAA
- a CDS encoding peptide-binding protein, protein MLDKILKGIVAGSLILLYWSSDLLERDIKSIKGNVRDIQEDIREISRVVKQQQTSQAIPAAPGVMLAPKLVRDEAFALLFGDPSYPNLLSLDPYKQQTLPELLGTNFHPHGILRTAHVGKPENLSPFNGFDYVVGFYDLCIPSLASPHVGKYEEFSPDLAVKIEEHLVEDGSGDKEFHIYLRPNVFWRPIDPKALPKHVQLDEVFQRPHPVTAHDIKFFYDAVMNPYVATMRAVALRSCYEDVVSVSVENDLKLVVRWKAHTVINEEGKEERKVLYSAFSNTLSLQPLPRFVYQYFANGEKIIEDENIDTYRTNSIWAQNFTMHWANNYIVSCGAYYFAGMDDEKIVFSRNPDFYDPLAALIDKRFVYFKESTDSLFQDFKTGKIDISYLPPNQRDNFYSFMKSSAYNKQVAKGGAVRETVSADRAYTYIGWNCFSLFFQSRQVRCAMNMAIDRERIIEQCLDGQGYTISGPFASSSPSYNKQIEGWHYSPEEAARLLEEEGWIDTDGDGIREKVIDGVTVPFRFRLCYYVKSVTAHTIADYVATACKEIGIECSLLGLDMADLSQAFDEKNFDALLMGWCLGIPPEDPRALWHSEGAMEKGSANVVGFHNEEADKIIDRLSYEYDLKERNRLYHRFHEIIHEEAPYAFLFSRHCSLLYKDYVKNIFVPTHRTDLIPEAQDETVNVTMVWLEKKEDPCLSTS, encoded by the coding sequence GTGCTAGATAAAATTTTAAAGGGGATTGTCGCCGGTTCTTTAATTTTGTTATACTGGTCCTCAGACCTACTTGAAAGAGACATTAAGTCGATAAAAGGTAACGTAAGAGATATTCAAGAAGACATTCGTGAAATCTCACGCGTAGTGAAACAACAGCAGACATCACAAGCTATCCCTGCGGCACCTGGGGTGATGCTCGCTCCTAAGCTCGTCAGAGACGAAGCTTTTGCTCTACTCTTTGGAGATCCTAGTTATCCTAATTTACTTTCCCTAGACCCCTATAAACAGCAGACTCTTCCTGAACTTCTAGGAACAAATTTCCACCCTCATGGTATCCTACGCACTGCCCATGTCGGAAAACCCGAAAATCTGAGCCCTTTTAATGGCTTTGATTATGTCGTGGGCTTTTACGATCTCTGTATTCCTAGTTTAGCTTCTCCCCACGTAGGGAAATACGAAGAATTTTCTCCAGATCTCGCTGTGAAAATAGAAGAACATCTTGTTGAAGATGGTTCTGGGGATAAAGAGTTTCACATCTATCTGAGGCCGAATGTTTTTTGGCGTCCTATAGATCCTAAGGCCCTTCCAAAACACGTTCAGTTAGACGAAGTATTTCAACGTCCTCATCCTGTGACAGCTCATGATATTAAGTTTTTCTACGACGCTGTTATGAACCCTTATGTAGCAACCATGCGAGCAGTGGCTCTGCGCTCTTGTTATGAAGATGTGGTTTCTGTCTCAGTAGAAAACGATTTAAAATTAGTAGTCAGATGGAAAGCACACACGGTAATCAATGAAGAAGGAAAGGAAGAGCGCAAAGTGCTCTACTCTGCATTTTCTAATACCTTAAGCTTGCAGCCCCTCCCTAGATTTGTATATCAGTATTTTGCTAACGGGGAAAAAATCATTGAAGATGAGAATATCGATACCTACCGAACCAATTCCATTTGGGCGCAAAACTTCACTATGCATTGGGCAAACAACTATATTGTAAGTTGTGGAGCCTACTACTTTGCAGGGATGGATGATGAGAAAATCGTGTTTTCTAGAAATCCTGACTTCTATGATCCTCTTGCGGCTCTTATTGACAAGCGTTTCGTCTATTTTAAGGAAAGCACAGACTCCCTATTCCAAGATTTTAAGACAGGGAAAATAGACATCTCTTACCTTCCACCCAACCAAAGAGATAATTTCTATAGTTTTATGAAAAGCTCCGCTTATAACAAACAGGTAGCTAAGGGAGGAGCCGTCCGTGAAACAGTCTCAGCAGATCGAGCATATACGTACATAGGATGGAATTGCTTTTCATTATTTTTCCAAAGCCGACAGGTGCGCTGTGCTATGAACATGGCAATCGATAGAGAGAGGATTATCGAACAGTGCTTGGATGGCCAAGGCTATACGATTAGTGGGCCTTTTGCTTCGAGTTCTCCTTCTTATAATAAACAGATCGAAGGGTGGCATTATTCTCCAGAAGAAGCAGCTCGTCTCCTGGAAGAAGAGGGATGGATAGATACCGATGGCGATGGAATCCGAGAAAAAGTTATCGATGGTGTGACTGTCCCGTTCCGTTTCCGTTTATGCTATTATGTAAAGAGTGTCACCGCTCATACCATTGCAGATTACGTAGCTACTGCTTGTAAGGAAATCGGAATCGAGTGTAGCCTTCTAGGACTAGATATGGCCGATCTTTCGCAAGCTTTTGATGAAAAGAATTTCGATGCTCTTTTAATGGGATGGTGTTTAGGAATTCCTCCTGAGGATCCTAGGGCTTTATGGCATTCTGAAGGGGCTATGGAAAAGGGTTCAGCGAATGTTGTAGGTTTCCATAATGAAGAAGCTGATAAAATCATAGACAGACTCAGCTACGAATACGATCTGAAAGAACGTAATCGCCTGTACCACCGTTTCCATGAAATTATTCATGAGGAAGCTCCTTATGCTTTCTTGTTCTCACGACATTGTTCCTTACTTTATAAGGATTATGTAAAAAATATTTTCGTACCTACACATAGAACAGATTTAATTCCTGAAGCTCAGGATGAGACTGTCAACGTAACTATGGTATGGCTTGAGAAGAAGGAGGATCCGTGCTTAAGTACATCCTAA
- a CDS encoding tetratricopeptide repeat protein: MKPLGFQENLEALCNKTSRQLLKYLIKQILFVCGASLLIALEFSFFLYFFLFSGKTVIPAFCLACFFLTLFVCLVTRLYLLSGKGDFFEDLASEYLQGAVPPNKRSQNIVEEQSHLAAAATKLSINLQNQEYSLLSEIFKFLPKHDLIRKFSCFCFWKDYFLFRECLLQKAIEAYIKVVQAIPVDLSAHVSLADAYVALSGLYADPRKYPEFDANYWIPSGRYSAEIQEKFFATARRAIEEFQILNEYAPGNAWVHAQLAYSYHDLQMPMEEIQEYEIVLKLKPNDVETMSKLGILYFQQGMNAKGLRIYEEIKKRDYKKSQKLIKFYGVEYKY, from the coding sequence ATGAAACCTTTAGGTTTTCAGGAGAATTTAGAAGCTTTATGTAATAAAACAAGTCGTCAGTTACTTAAGTATTTAATTAAGCAGATCCTCTTTGTTTGTGGAGCCTCTCTTCTCATCGCTCTTGAGTTCAGTTTTTTTCTATATTTCTTTCTATTCTCAGGGAAAACAGTCATTCCAGCATTCTGTCTTGCGTGTTTTTTTCTTACATTGTTTGTTTGCCTTGTCACACGGCTCTATCTTCTTTCGGGGAAAGGTGATTTTTTTGAGGATCTCGCTTCAGAGTATCTTCAAGGTGCTGTTCCTCCCAATAAACGCTCCCAGAACATTGTAGAAGAGCAATCGCATTTAGCGGCAGCAGCTACTAAATTATCTATAAATCTTCAGAATCAAGAATACTCTCTTCTTTCTGAGATATTCAAATTCTTGCCCAAGCATGATCTCATTAGGAAATTTAGTTGTTTTTGTTTTTGGAAAGATTACTTTCTTTTTCGTGAATGTTTACTCCAAAAAGCGATCGAAGCTTATATCAAAGTGGTTCAAGCCATCCCTGTAGATCTTAGTGCGCATGTCTCTTTAGCAGATGCGTATGTAGCTCTTTCTGGTCTTTACGCAGATCCAAGGAAATACCCAGAGTTTGATGCTAATTATTGGATCCCTTCGGGTAGATATAGCGCTGAGATTCAAGAAAAGTTTTTTGCAACGGCGCGAAGAGCTATTGAAGAGTTCCAAATTTTAAATGAGTATGCTCCAGGTAACGCTTGGGTACACGCACAACTCGCTTATAGCTATCATGACTTGCAAATGCCTATGGAAGAAATCCAAGAGTATGAAATTGTCCTAAAATTAAAACCTAATGATGTAGAAACGATGTCAAAGTTAGGAATACTTTATTTTCAGCAAGGTATGAATGCTAAAGGTCTAAGAATTTACGAAGAGATAAAAAAAAGAGATTATAAAAAATCTCAAAAACTTATTAAATTTTATGGTGTTGAATATAAATACTAA
- the hemH gene encoding ferrochelatase yields MTTPAYLLANFGGPRHAKDLQEFLISLLTDRDVTGTFLPRVLHRHLFTFIAKKRVPKVLPQYQSLQNWSPIYFDTETLAKTLSEILRAPVIPFHRYLPSTHEKTLLALRTLHTRHVIGIPLFPHFTYSVTGSIVRFFMKHVPEIPISWIPQFGSDSKFVSLITCHIRDFLQKLGILEKECCFLFSVHGLPVRYISQGDPYSKQCYESFSAITTNFKQSENFLCFQSKFGPGKWLSPSTAQLCQNIDTDKPNVIVVPFGFISDHLETLYEIERDYLPLLRSRGYRALRIPAIYSSPLWVSTLVDIVKENSTVVAEELIKSGKKHTGIR; encoded by the coding sequence GTGACAACTCCAGCCTATCTACTAGCTAATTTTGGAGGACCTCGTCATGCTAAAGACCTTCAAGAATTTCTGATTTCTCTACTTACTGATAGAGATGTTACGGGCACTTTCCTTCCCAGAGTACTGCATAGGCATCTCTTTACTTTCATCGCTAAAAAACGTGTTCCGAAAGTTCTCCCTCAATATCAATCTTTGCAAAATTGGTCTCCTATTTATTTTGACACCGAAACTCTTGCAAAAACACTCTCTGAAATCTTACGAGCGCCTGTAATTCCATTTCACCGCTATCTACCCAGCACACATGAAAAGACGTTGCTTGCTTTGCGTACTCTACATACGCGTCACGTGATAGGTATCCCTTTATTCCCTCACTTCACCTATTCTGTTACGGGAAGCATTGTACGTTTCTTTATGAAGCACGTGCCAGAAATCCCCATTTCTTGGATTCCCCAATTTGGGAGTGATTCTAAATTTGTCTCTCTCATTACCTGCCACATTCGGGATTTCCTTCAGAAGTTAGGAATCTTAGAAAAAGAGTGCTGCTTCTTATTTTCTGTACATGGACTTCCTGTACGCTATATCTCTCAAGGAGATCCCTATAGCAAGCAATGTTATGAATCATTTTCAGCAATTACGACAAACTTCAAGCAATCTGAGAATTTTCTTTGCTTCCAATCGAAGTTTGGTCCTGGAAAATGGCTCTCCCCGTCCACTGCGCAACTATGTCAAAACATAGATACGGATAAGCCTAATGTCATTGTTGTGCCTTTTGGCTTCATTTCTGATCACTTGGAAACTTTATATGAAATAGAAAGGGACTACCTGCCTCTGCTACGTTCTCGAGGATATCGGGCATTACGAATCCCAGCGATTTATAGCTCCCCTCTTTGGGTATCGACTTTGGTAGATATCGTGAAAGAAAACTCTACAGTAGTTGCCGAGGAGTTAATAAAGAGCGGGAAAAAACACACAGGGATTCGATAA
- a CDS encoding transporter substrate-binding domain-containing protein, with protein MKFSWKVNFLICLLAVGLIFFGCSRVKREVLVGRDATWFPKQFGIYTSDTNAFLNDLVSEINYKENLNINIVNQDWVHLFENLDDKKTQGAFTSVLPTLEMLEHYQFSDPILLTGPVLVVAQDSPYQSIEDLKGRLIGVYKFDSSVLVAQNIPDAVISLYQHVPIALEALTSNCYDALLAPVIEVTALIETAYKGRLKIISKPLNADGLRLAILKGTNGDLLEGFNAGLVKTRRSGKYDAIKQRYRLP; from the coding sequence ATAAAATTTTCTTGGAAGGTAAATTTTTTAATATGTTTACTGGCTGTGGGACTGATCTTTTTCGGGTGCTCTCGAGTAAAAAGAGAAGTTCTCGTAGGTCGTGATGCCACCTGGTTTCCAAAACAATTCGGCATTTATACATCCGATACCAACGCATTTTTAAACGATCTTGTTTCTGAGATTAACTATAAAGAGAATCTAAATATTAATATTGTAAATCAAGATTGGGTGCATCTCTTTGAGAATTTAGATGATAAAAAGACCCAAGGAGCATTTACATCTGTATTGCCTACTCTTGAGATGCTCGAACACTATCAATTTTCTGATCCCATTTTACTCACAGGTCCTGTCCTTGTCGTCGCTCAAGACTCTCCTTACCAATCTATAGAGGATCTTAAAGGTCGTCTTATTGGAGTGTATAAGTTTGACTCTTCAGTTCTTGTAGCTCAAAATATCCCTGACGCTGTGATTAGCCTCTACCAACATGTTCCAATAGCATTGGAAGCCTTAACATCGAATTGTTACGACGCTCTTCTAGCTCCTGTAATTGAAGTGACCGCGCTAATAGAAACAGCATATAAAGGAAGACTGAAAATTATTTCAAAACCCTTAAACGCAGATGGTTTGCGGCTTGCAATACTGAAAGGGACAAACGGAGATTTGCTTGAAGGGTTTAACGCAGGACTTGTGAAAACACGACGCTCAGGAAAATACGATGCTATAAAACAGCGGTATCGTCTTCCCTAA
- the rsmD gene encoding 16S rRNA (guanine(966)-N(2))-methyltransferase RsmD, with translation MRILAGKYKGKSLKTFSNPHIRPTSGLVKEAFFSICREDIEGAAFLDLFAGMGAIGFEALSRGAASVVFVDISIKAIQLIHTNSALLGEQLPVVIFRQDAQSAIQRLIKQKRSFDLIYIDPPYELCNCYVETLLQKIVSGNILNPEGTLFLENASDEEIACEGLTLRRRRKLGKTYLAEYIVEKDP, from the coding sequence GTGAGAATTTTAGCAGGTAAGTACAAAGGGAAATCCTTAAAAACATTTTCTAATCCACATATCCGACCTACTTCAGGTTTAGTGAAAGAAGCGTTTTTCAGTATCTGTAGGGAAGATATAGAAGGGGCTGCTTTTTTAGATCTTTTTGCCGGGATGGGAGCGATAGGTTTTGAAGCCCTAAGTCGTGGAGCTGCTTCTGTCGTATTCGTGGACATCTCTATAAAAGCAATACAATTAATACACACAAATAGTGCTTTACTCGGAGAACAACTTCCTGTCGTCATCTTTAGACAAGATGCTCAATCGGCAATTCAAAGACTTATCAAACAAAAGAGATCCTTTGATCTAATCTATATAGATCCTCCTTACGAACTTTGTAATTGTTACGTAGAAACCCTTTTACAGAAGATTGTTTCGGGAAACATCCTGAATCCTGAAGGGACTCTATTCCTAGAGAATGCCTCCGATGAAGAGATTGCTTGTGAAGGTTTGACCCTAAGGCGAAGAAGAAAACTTGGGAAAACATATCTTGCTGAGTATATTGTGGAAAAGGACCCTTAA